Within Intestinimonas massiliensis (ex Afouda et al. 2020), the genomic segment AGCCCCGCCCGGAGAAAGGAGCGCCATGAGCGAAGAAACCCGTACCATGCAGACCGCAGACACCACCCCGGCCAGAGCGCCGGAGGATGCCCCCGCGCTGGTAAAGAAAATCGGCAAGACCACCTACAAGGTGCGCGTCCATTTCAGCCAGACCAGCACCGAAACCATGAGCGACAAAATCAAGCGTATGCTCAAAAACGAAATACAGCAGATGTGACCGGCTAATAAAGCCAGCCGCCTTGTGTTAAACTGATGATGGTACACACCAAAACTTTTAGCCAAGGAGGACATGAAAATGCTGTACACAGAAAAAGAGAAAAATGAGATTGAGCGCGTCCGCAAAGT encodes:
- a CDS encoding transposon-encoded TnpW family protein; this encodes MQTADTTPARAPEDAPALVKKIGKTTYKVRVHFSQTSTETMSDKIKRMLKNEIQQM